A single Arachidicoccus sp. BS20 DNA region contains:
- a CDS encoding SusC/RagA family TonB-linked outer membrane protein — MSKITIRIISKIPCLLFFLAFFASHKLQAQGNAKEITITGTVKDSQTLDSLPGVSILVAGMRKGTVTNAAGKFELTVADTVKNLVVSFIGYASKQISISGASGPIDVLLEPLNKSLSDVVVVGYGTQKKEDLTSAVTQVNAKDFNAGGARNAMDLIQGKVAGLTITRTSGSNPNSSPSTQLRGVASISGSNSPLVVIDGVPGGNLDLLQQSDIESITVLKDGSAAAIYGTRANGGVILVTTKHGGNGEPKYEYNGWVRKEYLSRYPKVLSAAQYREKINEGVISADNDKGSSTDWFDELINHNNVSHYHNISLTGGNANTNYRASLYYSNYEGIAKANSRQQYGGTANIFHKGFNDRLTTQVTIMMNHNRANLLGGGNWEDALFKENPTQSPYDSTNPGGYWNDNQVENVVSRLHQETSWRDQETSLEQFKTTLKIINDLSITATGSAQRNQYVDNQYKLLDSRASQNDGDNPSGGYAYKGSELQNDYLFESYLSYNSSFSKDHAISAIAGYSYQYHEEEGFNASNKGFSADETAEDDLGAGNALGQGHAGEYSEKFANTLISFYGRVNYSYLDKYLVEAILRHEGSTMFGANNKWANFPAISAGWILSKEPFMQSVKWVNNLKIRAGYGITGNQSFGNGTYPFVTLGTGGYYLYPDGTWHQTYGPSLNPNPDLKWERKKELNIGTDFGLFNNRLTGSIDWFQRRTDGLVIQATVEQPANVAQQTLLNVGELGSNGIELTLGATPVQTSIFSWHIDMTGSHARTKLLKYTNGNYLNGGGIGGYGDLGNAYNYIYPGDYLGEFFGKRFAGYDENGKWLFYDKNGQKVNVTEASDVANQTYIGNGIPKYYASLTNTFTYKNFSLRFSLRGKFGYKILNTVDLDYGNQYALPANVLQSAFTTYKQLNDAYAYSDLYLQNGNFIKLDEVTFSYNIPIKSNKYIRNVNVYVTGSNLALITSYKGNDPDFVNDTGLYPGIDGQGVYPSTRSFLLGINVGL; from the coding sequence ATGTCAAAGATTACGATTCGCATAATCAGTAAAATTCCCTGTCTTCTCTTTTTCCTTGCATTTTTTGCTTCACATAAATTACAGGCACAGGGCAATGCTAAGGAGATTACTATTACAGGAACTGTTAAAGACAGTCAAACGTTGGATTCCCTTCCAGGCGTTTCCATTCTGGTAGCCGGGATGAGAAAAGGAACAGTAACGAATGCCGCCGGAAAATTTGAGCTAACGGTTGCTGATACGGTAAAGAATCTTGTCGTAAGCTTTATCGGATACGCTTCCAAACAGATAAGTATTTCAGGTGCATCGGGTCCAATAGACGTTTTATTGGAACCATTAAACAAGTCGCTTAGCGATGTCGTTGTGGTGGGCTATGGAACACAAAAAAAGGAAGATCTTACTTCTGCCGTTACTCAGGTAAATGCCAAAGATTTTAATGCAGGCGGGGCACGGAATGCCATGGATTTAATCCAGGGCAAGGTTGCAGGGCTAACAATTACACGAACTTCCGGTTCCAATCCCAACTCAAGTCCGAGTACTCAGTTAAGGGGTGTGGCATCCATTAGCGGTTCAAACAGTCCGCTGGTGGTTATTGACGGAGTGCCGGGAGGAAACTTAGACCTGCTTCAGCAAAGCGATATAGAATCTATCACTGTACTCAAAGATGGTTCGGCGGCAGCCATTTATGGTACGCGTGCAAATGGGGGTGTAATTTTGGTTACTACTAAACATGGAGGAAACGGCGAACCTAAGTATGAGTATAACGGATGGGTAAGAAAAGAATATCTTTCCCGTTATCCTAAAGTGCTTTCTGCAGCCCAATACAGAGAGAAAATAAATGAAGGGGTTATTTCGGCAGACAATGATAAAGGAAGCTCTACGGACTGGTTCGACGAATTAATCAATCACAACAATGTCAGTCATTATCACAATATATCACTGACCGGAGGAAATGCAAACACAAATTACAGGGCAAGCTTGTACTATTCCAACTATGAAGGAATAGCCAAGGCGAACAGCAGGCAGCAATATGGCGGAACAGCCAATATATTCCATAAAGGATTCAATGACCGCCTCACTACGCAGGTTACAATCATGATGAATCATAACAGGGCGAATTTGTTGGGAGGAGGCAATTGGGAAGATGCATTGTTTAAGGAAAATCCTACACAAAGTCCCTATGATTCCACAAACCCCGGCGGCTATTGGAACGATAACCAGGTGGAAAATGTAGTTTCAAGATTGCATCAGGAAACATCTTGGCGCGACCAGGAAACAAGTCTGGAACAATTCAAAACAACATTAAAGATAATTAATGATTTAAGCATAACTGCTACCGGCTCTGCGCAAAGAAATCAGTATGTAGATAATCAATACAAATTGCTCGATTCCCGCGCTTCGCAAAATGACGGAGACAATCCTTCCGGAGGTTACGCTTATAAAGGTTCGGAACTGCAGAATGATTATTTGTTTGAATCATATTTGAGTTATAACTCTTCATTTTCTAAAGACCACGCCATCAGTGCCATTGCCGGCTACAGCTACCAGTATCATGAAGAAGAAGGCTTCAATGCTTCCAATAAAGGATTTTCTGCTGATGAAACTGCCGAAGACGATTTAGGTGCGGGAAATGCATTAGGACAAGGGCATGCAGGAGAGTATAGCGAAAAATTTGCCAACACTTTAATTTCTTTTTATGGCAGAGTCAACTATTCATATCTGGATAAATACCTGGTAGAAGCTATTTTACGCCATGAAGGTTCAACTATGTTCGGTGCAAATAACAAATGGGCAAATTTTCCGGCAATCTCGGCAGGCTGGATTTTAAGCAAAGAACCATTTATGCAAAGTGTAAAATGGGTAAATAATTTAAAGATAAGAGCCGGCTATGGTATTACGGGAAACCAAAGTTTCGGTAATGGCACATATCCGTTTGTAACCTTAGGTACCGGAGGTTATTATTTGTATCCGGACGGAACATGGCATCAAACCTATGGTCCTTCTTTAAATCCTAATCCGGATTTGAAATGGGAAAGAAAGAAGGAGCTAAATATCGGAACGGACTTTGGCTTATTCAACAACCGCCTGACCGGTTCTATTGATTGGTTCCAGCGGAGAACAGATGGTCTGGTTATTCAGGCAACCGTAGAGCAGCCGGCGAATGTTGCACAGCAAACGTTGCTGAACGTGGGAGAATTAGGCTCCAACGGTATAGAATTGACACTGGGTGCCACTCCGGTGCAAACAAGTATATTTAGCTGGCATATTGATATGACGGGCTCACATGCAAGAACAAAATTGCTGAAATATACAAACGGAAATTATTTAAATGGCGGTGGCATTGGCGGCTATGGCGATTTAGGTAATGCTTATAATTATATATATCCGGGCGATTATCTTGGAGAATTTTTTGGAAAAAGATTTGCAGGATATGACGAAAATGGGAAATGGCTGTTTTACGACAAAAATGGACAGAAAGTAAATGTAACTGAGGCGAGTGATGTTGCTAATCAAACTTATATAGGAAATGGTATTCCTAAATATTATGCTTCGCTGACAAATACATTTACCTATAAAAATTTCTCCCTAAGATTTTCTTTAAGAGGAAAATTCGGTTATAAAATCTTAAACACCGTAGATCTGGATTATGGAAATCAATACGCGTTGCCGGCCAATGTATTGCAATCGGCATTCACGACTTACAAACAGCTTAATGATGCTTACGCATACTCCGACCTTTATTTACAAAATGGCAATTTTATAAAATTAGACGAGGTGACTTTTTCCTATAACATTCCTATTAAATCCAATAAGTATATACGAAATGTAAATGTATATGTAACCGGTTCGAATTTGGCATTGATAACGAGTTATAAGGGCAATGACCCCGACTTTGTAAATGATACCGGTCTATATCCCGGTATTGACGGTCAGGGTGTATATCCGAGCACGCGTTCTTTTCTGCTGGGTATCAATGTAGGGCTTTAA